Proteins encoded by one window of Palaeococcus ferrophilus DSM 13482:
- a CDS encoding 4-phosphopantoate--beta-alanine ligase, which yields MGEFRVPKSHPRYWSLYYRHKIEEAMEKGILAKAGPIAHGRGEAFDYLIGEKTIEPAERAMRAAVAKLLLAKHPVLSVNGNVAALVPKETIELAKALNSKLEINLFYRTEERVRAIEEELRKYDPDIELLGINPTRRIPGLEHERGKVDEEGIWKADVVVVPLEDGDRTEALVAMGKFVITIDLNPLSRSARMADITVVDNIIRAYPRMTELAREMKDHSREELLKIVEGYDNGKTLGDVLTHMKNRLEELAKEGIWRRAEL from the coding sequence ATGGGGGAGTTCAGGGTTCCAAAGAGCCACCCGCGCTACTGGAGCCTCTACTACCGCCACAAAATTGAGGAGGCCATGGAGAAGGGAATCCTTGCCAAAGCGGGCCCCATAGCCCACGGCCGCGGCGAGGCCTTCGACTACCTGATAGGGGAGAAGACCATCGAGCCGGCGGAGAGGGCCATGAGGGCCGCGGTGGCAAAGCTCCTACTTGCGAAGCACCCCGTGCTTTCGGTAAACGGCAACGTCGCTGCTCTCGTCCCAAAGGAAACCATAGAGCTGGCCAAGGCCCTCAACTCGAAGCTCGAGATAAACCTCTTCTACCGCACGGAAGAGCGCGTTAGGGCGATCGAGGAGGAGCTGAGGAAGTACGACCCCGATATCGAGCTCCTCGGGATAAACCCGACGAGGAGGATCCCCGGCCTTGAGCACGAGCGCGGGAAGGTTGACGAGGAGGGGATATGGAAGGCCGACGTGGTGGTGGTTCCGCTCGAGGACGGCGACAGAACGGAGGCTCTCGTTGCGATGGGCAAGTTCGTTATAACCATTGACCTCAACCCGCTCTCCAGGAGCGCCAGAATGGCAGACATAACGGTGGTGGACAACATAATACGCGCCTACCCGCGGATGACCGAGCTCGCCAGGGAGATGAAGGACCACAGCAGGGAGGAGCTCCTCAAAATCGTCGAGGGCTACGACAACGGGAAAACGCTGGGTGATGTTCTAACCCATATGAAGAACCGCCTGGAGGAGCTCGCAAAGGAGGGAATATGGAGAAGGGCAGAGCTCTAA